gggcatgttaatattgttttaagacacacttgaaaatcCTTTAATTGTTATTTAAGCCCTCAGATTTATTTTAGGACCTGTACGAACACATGCCAGCCTGCACCGCTAGGCTTCCCATCGGCCTATCACTGCGGCCCTGCGCACTGACGTCACACCCGGAAGTGCCGAGCTgcctgctttgttttgttttgatggtCGAGCTGCTGATCGGAGACCGAGAGACAGGGGCTCCACCGGAGACCCGCTCACTAAATGGGGAGAGACAAATTGGTGATGGAAGATGACGGACCGATAGCTGACGCTTGTAAAATGCCGAGTTTTATCAGCACTTTCGAGGAAGGGAGGGCGAAATTGTCCCGCAACCAGCCGACAGAAACTTCCCTCACGGACGGTAAAGTTGAGCGGtcggtgcgggatttgaaccgtcGCGTCAGCAGATCAGACTCACCggacggaggagaggagagggaaccggaggaggaggaggaggaggaggaggaagaagaggaggatgatgaggaggagggagataGGGATGCGGagggaaacaacaacaacaactgcaacagcggcggaggaggaagaggaggaggagagaagaggagggcgAGCGCTGTTGAGATTTTGAGGTGGAATTTCGGGGTCTCCAgatctccctctgtgtgtttgagctCAAGTAGTCGGATGCAGCGCGGCACTGAGGATGAAAGCCACGAAAGAAATGTTAACAACGGCGTCACTAACCATGGGACTGAATGTGACGAGTGTGACCGAGAAGCGCCGGGCGAAGCGGTGACACGAAACGAGCCAACCCCGAGCGAGTCAACGACCTCAGACGCTGAGGGAGTTGAATTTGTTTCGGTGACAGGTCAGTGCCGTCGTAAATGTGACAGTGGCAGCTACGCAGTAAATTTAGACGAGTCTTTTAGTGTCAAAGAGCATGTTTATTGCACAGTTTACTGCATTGCTAACGACAACCGCAGACTAGACGGTGAAATCTCAGACGGCTACCATGAAACTGTCACACCTGACGGGCACGGAGGGGAGCTGGAGACCGGGCAGGATGCGGGGACAAGCCCCGAACAGATGCTTTACACGTTGGATGACCTGGTGGATCCTTTCGGGATTATGGCCCACCGGTTGTCCCCGGAGCAGGCCGGTGCAGAGACTGCGATGCCCAGCTGCCGGGTGTGCCTGGAGTCGAAAACAATCGCACCCCTGCCCTGCTGCAGGACGGCCGTGTGTGATGAGTGCTTGAAACTCTACGTCAGCTCCCAGGTTGGTACTAGGAGGGAGTGTGGGCAAAGACAAGGAGGTGTTATTGTAAAGTTTGCGATGTAATAGTTCAGCAGGGTGTCCCACAGTGTCCCAGAAACAACCAGGACTGCACACACCCACCCCACCAACAGCCAGTTGAGCACAATGTGACCCCACATGATTCAGATGTTTCATAAAAAAATATCTGGATTAAGGTTCAAAACtgctttcatctctctctctctctctctctctctctctctctctctctctctctctctctctctctctctctctctctctcccctgagcactctgttttttattttaaatcataaaagTCTCAGTTTTAGCAGATTATCAAAATGTCCCAACATCTGCATGCATGATCTTCTCATGAAAAATAACaactgtttgcttttttttgtgaatCTGGGTCACTGACACATTCTCTACTAAACTAAAATAGGTCCCAGGCAGGAATGCTTTTTACAATAGCTTACTTTGTGAGCTGTTTGGCTTATTCAGTATTAATCTCCTTTTCTTACACATTAAAGACTAGACTACAGGAGGGCTGAACCATAGGCAAATTGGACAGATATTGCAGTATGAGTCACAATTTTAGTGGGAATGTTAATTTTTGGATTTAATTTTTACTGAAAAAATATAGTGATGATGGGAtttacaaacaaacatgtaaacCTGTTATGTCTGGAGAATATGATTTGTAGCTGTGGTATATCTGTAGCAGCACAAGGCTTCattaataatggtaataatcaAAAAATTGCAGCTCCTGCGATTTGGTTATTGCACTTGTCCTGACTGCCATTTCAGTATTGTTAATTAATATTGAATTGTTCAGTCCTAATGGAAATAATGGCTTAGTgtgtaaaggcaaataatagaacagctagaacaatctggtaagttcagaaaatcaCTTTAGTGTAACGGATGGCATTTCACAATATcacgatatccaaaatctaagctgatatctagtctcatatcacagtattgatataatattgatatattgtggagcggctgtgggcaggaggtagagcggtcgtcctccaattggaagattggtggttcgattcctggctccttcagtccacatgtcgatgtgtccttgggcaaaacacttaaccccaaattgctcccgttgctgtgccaacggtgtatgaatgtgaatgaatggttagattcctctgatgagcaggttggtaccctgcgtggtagcccctgccatcagtgtatgaatgtgtgtgaaagggtaaatatgacatgtgatgtaaagcgctttgagtggtcgcacagactagaaaggcgctatataagtacagtccatttaccatttaccatttggAGCCCAAGCCCTTAGTTACATTTGCATTGGATTCAATGACGATCTCACCTTTACCTTTTTCACGTCAAAGGGTTTTTTACTCATATGAATTGCAGATCTGAAGGTAAGGgatgttgtttattttacagatttaaAACCTTCTCGGGGTAAGTAAAATACATACACAGTATTCTGTTATGTattatttgtctcatttgttCAGTCTGTGTTGCAGACTTGTAACTCTTCGCTGTTTCTCATCACTTTAAGATTTCCTAAACTTCCCAGAGAACCTTTCTTTGATGGTGATTGCAATGCATTTTGGGCTGTTTAGTAAACTGGAGAGCCACATACCATCCTCTCCTACAGTGGACCTGCATGTTTGAAAGTTGTTGCTCATTAACTCTGATGAAGAAATGAATAGACAGATGAAACTTTTACTTTCATTAATCTTCAGCGTAGCTCCCATGGAGATTTGGTTCCTGTAAGCATTCTTCTGCTCATTATCTCAGGTTTAATTAACCTGTAAGATGCCCCCAATCTTCTGCCAGTCGAGTAAAAGTTGCAGCCTTTGGCTGTTGCTACTGTAGCAATAATCTGCTATAATCTGTTTTGATGATACAGTTTTTATCAGTCACCCAGAGCCTTTGCTACTCATTTTTATCTGCAATTATCTTGCTTTTATAACAAGGCATGAATAATCATACAAACATAGACAAGCAGATTGTCTGATAAGCACACTAAGAAGGAGATAAGGGTCGTGTAAACTTATCTTGTGTAGGTGGATTTTTTTCCCCGTCAATATATTGCAAATACATTTTAGCACACTTGCAGCCTAGGTGATAACCCTGGTAGGTAGGGCAAGCATTATTTAGCAGAAAGATCAGAGAACATGTTTGTCCTGCAGGGCCGCTCCAGTGCCTCTGCTCATGGGAACTAGGGCAGCGATAACAGGCAGAGTAGATAGTGTATTTTGAGCCTCACTGCAGTAGGAAGCTGCAACTTCTCTACCTCGCAATCATGTTCTGCTTTACTCCAAGGTTAAAAACACCTCATTATACACGAGTGTTAGACTCTTGTAACTGCACGCTCTGTTATAGTGATTATAGTGTTATAATGGAAATGACAGTGAAAATGCAGAACCCACAATTTAAACACACCACACAAGGGGACACGTGCATGTGCatatttgagagagagagagagaaagagagagagagagacagccagCCAGCAGTGGTAACCTGTCCAACCAGTCTGGCAGTGGTCACACATCACAGTGTGACCACATTGTTATGGCAACAACACTTTAACACACTATAACagtatacattttcataatcacacagtagggtgtgtgtgtgtgtgtgtgcatgtgtgcgtgtgctacTTGTGttgctttctctctgctgtcattacacctgcagacacatacacacctgcacAATGCTCTAGTGTCTTATCATGTGTCAGTACAACTGGTCTCACTGGCTTTGATGGACTGAAAGAAAGTATGACATGAGGAAGAGAataagagaaggaaaaagataGGGAATTATGCCCTGGGAgtaaaaaaagatagataggcggaaagagaggaaaaaagagatgaaGGTCACTGTTAAACCCATTGTCTCTCTACGCTCCCTATAATGCTTACTGTAAGG
This genomic interval from Scomber japonicus isolate fScoJap1 chromosome 17, fScoJap1.pri, whole genome shotgun sequence contains the following:
- the rnf217 gene encoding probable E3 ubiquitin-protein ligase RNF217, producing the protein MGRDKLVMEDDGPIADACKMPSFISTFEEGRAKLSRNQPTETSLTDGKVERSVRDLNRRVSRSDSPDGGEEREPEEEEEEEEEEEEDDEEEGDRDAEGNNNNNCNSGGGGRGGGEKRRASAVEILRWNFGVSRSPSVCLSSSSRMQRGTEDESHERNVNNGVTNHGTECDECDREAPGEAVTRNEPTPSESTTSDAEGVEFVSVTGQCRRKCDSGSYAVNLDESFSVKEHVYCTVYCIANDNRRLDGEISDGYHETVTPDGHGGELETGQDAGTSPEQMLYTLDDLVDPFGIMAHRLSPEQAGAETAMPSCRVCLESKTIAPLPCCRTAVCDECLKLYVSSQVRVAKTYISCPIPECSGSLKEGVVVSHLASEDVAKYHYFLELSQLDSSTKPCPQCSEFTSLRKHNPNRAEQKYKIQCSKCQFVWCFKCHAPWHIGLKCRDYRKGDKLLRSWASVIEHGQRNAQKCPQCRIHIQRTEGCDHMTCTQCNTNFCYRCGERYRHLRFFGDHTSNLSVFGCKYRYLPDKPHLRRLIRGSVCATKVLIAPVVILLVVVLGALALVIGLVVFPVYYVCKRRKKQRTQGSGRWI